The following are encoded in a window of Pseudomonas sp. JQ170C genomic DNA:
- a CDS encoding acyl-CoA dehydrogenase family protein, with the protein MDFKLTEEQQMLQDTVARLVREGYGFEQRENFRASEAGFSHAFWAQLGELGLTAVPFGEAFGGFGGGGVDTLLVMNELGRGLCLEPYLHSVIFAGGLLEQLGSDQQKDQLLTQVASAQLQLAVAFEEPQSHYHLNDVQTRAQAVDGGWTLSGHKAVVIGGQTAGLILVSARSAGGGRDEDGISLFLVDPQAAGVTRRVYPTIDGVKACELLLDGVFVANDKLLGQAGKAFGALRYQQGRAIAAQCAQAVGSMEEACTLTLDYLKTRKQFGQPIGSFQVLQHRMVDMRSELDQATSMAMLAACAADQADSDERSRTLAAAKYVVTRAGRFICEQAIQLHGGIGLTQEYVLSHHAKHLVMISHQFGDDDHHLQAYARLLQVA; encoded by the coding sequence ATGGATTTCAAATTGACTGAAGAGCAGCAAATGCTGCAGGACACCGTGGCCCGTCTGGTGCGCGAGGGTTATGGCTTTGAACAACGCGAGAACTTTCGCGCCAGCGAGGCGGGATTCAGCCACGCGTTCTGGGCGCAACTGGGTGAGCTGGGGCTGACGGCGGTACCCTTTGGAGAAGCGTTCGGCGGCTTTGGCGGCGGCGGTGTCGACACCCTGCTGGTCATGAACGAGCTCGGCCGCGGGCTGTGCCTGGAACCCTATCTGCATTCGGTGATCTTTGCCGGTGGCCTGCTCGAGCAACTGGGCAGCGATCAGCAGAAGGATCAACTGCTGACCCAGGTCGCCAGTGCCCAACTGCAACTGGCCGTGGCCTTTGAAGAGCCACAGAGCCACTACCACCTCAACGATGTACAGACCCGCGCCCAGGCCGTGGACGGTGGCTGGACCCTGTCGGGCCACAAGGCGGTGGTGATCGGCGGGCAAACGGCTGGCCTGATCCTGGTGTCGGCCCGTTCGGCCGGCGGTGGCCGTGACGAAGACGGCATCAGCCTGTTCCTGGTCGATCCACAAGCGGCCGGTGTGACACGTCGCGTGTACCCCACCATCGACGGTGTGAAGGCCTGCGAGTTGCTGCTCGACGGTGTCTTTGTGGCCAACGACAAACTGCTCGGCCAGGCCGGCAAGGCGTTCGGTGCACTGCGTTACCAGCAGGGCCGGGCCATCGCCGCGCAGTGCGCACAAGCGGTGGGCAGCATGGAAGAAGCCTGCACGCTGACCCTGGACTACCTCAAGACGCGCAAGCAGTTCGGCCAGCCCATCGGCAGCTTCCAGGTTTTGCAGCATCGCATGGTGGACATGCGTTCGGAGCTGGATCAAGCCACTTCCATGGCGATGTTGGCCGCTTGCGCCGCCGACCAGGCCGACAGCGATGAACGCAGCCGTACCCTGGCTGCAGCCAAGTACGTGGTCACCCGCGCCGGCCGCTTCATCTGCGAACAGGCTATCCAGCTGCACGGCGGCATCGGCCTGACCCAGGAGTATGTGCTTTCGCACCATGCCAAGCACCTGGTGATGATCAGCCACCAGTTCGGTGACGATGATCATCACTTGCAGGCCTACGCCCGGTTGCTGCAGGTCGCCTGA
- a CDS encoding electron transfer flavoprotein subunit beta/FixA family protein, with protein MKVLVAVKRVVDFNVKVRVKADNSGVDLSNVKMALNPFCEIAVEEAVRLKEQGVASEVVVVCVGAGAAQEQLRTALALGADRAVLVESADELGSLAVAKLLKAVVDKEQPQLVILGKQAIDSDNNQTGQMLAALSGFAQGTFASKVEVAGDKVNVTREIDGGLQTVALNLPAVVTTDLRLNEPRYASLPNIMKAKKKPLEIVTPQALGVSTASTVTTLKVEAPATRSAGIKVKSVAELVEKLKNEAKVIQ; from the coding sequence ATGAAAGTCCTCGTAGCCGTCAAACGCGTAGTCGATTTCAACGTCAAGGTTCGCGTCAAGGCGGACAACAGTGGCGTTGACTTGAGCAACGTGAAAATGGCCCTCAACCCCTTCTGCGAAATCGCCGTGGAAGAGGCCGTTCGCCTGAAAGAGCAGGGGGTCGCCAGTGAAGTGGTGGTGGTCTGTGTCGGCGCTGGCGCCGCGCAGGAGCAACTGCGCACTGCATTGGCACTGGGCGCTGATCGCGCCGTGCTGGTGGAGTCGGCCGATGAACTGGGCTCCCTGGCCGTGGCCAAGCTGCTCAAGGCTGTGGTCGACAAAGAACAACCGCAGTTGGTGATCCTCGGCAAGCAGGCCATCGACAGCGACAACAACCAGACCGGCCAGATGCTGGCGGCGCTGAGCGGTTTTGCCCAGGGTACCTTTGCCTCCAAGGTCGAGGTCGCGGGCGACAAGGTCAACGTCACCCGTGAAATCGACGGTGGCCTGCAGACGGTTGCCCTGAACCTGCCGGCGGTGGTCACCACCGACCTGCGCCTGAACGAGCCACGCTACGCGTCGCTGCCGAACATCATGAAGGCCAAGAAAAAGCCGCTGGAGATCGTCACCCCGCAAGCGCTCGGTGTCAGCACGGCATCGACCGTGACCACCTTGAAAGTAGAGGCGCCGGCGACTCGCAGTGCCGGGATCAAGGTCAAGTCGGTGGCTGAACTGGTCGAGAAACTAAAGAACGAGGCGAAGGTAATCCAATGA
- a CDS encoding electron transfer flavoprotein subunit alpha/FixB family protein: protein MTILVIADLLQGRENTAVAPATLNTVAAAARIGGDIHVLVAGQNVGGVAEAAANIAGVAKVLVADNAAYAHQLPENLAALVAELGKGYSHVLAPATSNGKNILPRVAALLDVDQISEIISVESADTFKRPIYAGNAIATVQSNAAVKVITVRATGFDAVAAEGGSAAVEAVAAAHNAGTSAFVGEELAKSDRPELTAAKIVVSGGRGMQNGDNFKHLYALADKLGAAVGASRAAVDAGFVPNDMQVGQTGKIVAPGLYIAVGISGAIQHLAGMKDSKVIVAINKDEEAPIFQVADYGLVADLFDAVPELQASL, encoded by the coding sequence ATGACAATCCTGGTTATCGCTGACCTTCTACAAGGTCGGGAAAACACTGCCGTAGCCCCGGCCACCCTGAACACGGTGGCTGCTGCCGCCAGGATCGGTGGCGACATCCACGTGCTGGTCGCAGGCCAGAACGTGGGGGGTGTAGCTGAAGCTGCAGCGAACATCGCTGGCGTTGCCAAGGTCCTGGTTGCCGATAACGCCGCTTACGCTCACCAACTGCCAGAGAACCTTGCTGCGCTGGTCGCTGAGCTGGGCAAAGGCTACAGCCACGTGCTGGCACCTGCCACCTCCAACGGCAAGAACATCCTGCCGCGCGTTGCTGCCCTGCTGGACGTCGACCAGATCTCCGAGATCATCTCGGTTGAATCGGCTGACACCTTCAAGCGCCCGATCTACGCCGGTAACGCCATCGCTACCGTGCAATCGAACGCTGCCGTCAAGGTCATCACCGTTCGCGCCACCGGCTTCGATGCCGTTGCCGCTGAAGGGGGTTCGGCTGCGGTTGAAGCCGTTGCCGCTGCCCACAACGCTGGCACCTCGGCGTTCGTCGGCGAAGAACTGGCCAAGTCCGATCGTCCTGAGCTGACCGCTGCCAAAATCGTCGTTTCCGGCGGTCGCGGCATGCAGAACGGCGACAACTTCAAGCACCTGTACGCCCTGGCCGACAAGCTCGGCGCTGCCGTCGGCGCTTCGCGCGCTGCGGTCGACGCAGGTTTCGTACCCAACGACATGCAGGTCGGTCAGACCGGCAAGATCGTTGCCCCCGGGCTGTACATCGCCGTCGGTATCTCCGGCGCGATCCAGCACCTGGCGGGGATGAAGGACTCCAAAGTGATCGTGGCGATCAACAAGGACGAAGAAGCCCCGATCTTCCAGGTGGCCGACTACGGCCTGGTGGCTGACCTGTTCGACGCTGTTCCCGAGTTGCAAGCCTCTCTCTAA
- a CDS encoding MFS transporter produces MNDAVVLPAAAEQDEQQTRAVYRKVILRLLPYLFLAYAINTIDRLNVSFAKLRMAEDIALTDAAYGIGAGIFYLGYILFEVPSNMYLQRIGARATLTRIMVLWGAVTVATAFVTTPGQLIAARFLLGVAEAGFFPGVILYLTFWFPPALRARITAVFLMAAMIAGIISGPLAGYIMSHFGGFMGLRDWQVLFVLEGVPAMLLGLFGWFWLVDKPADATWLSRQEKQLLASALAQGQTAGSTHASLAQVLRNPRVYIAGLVFFCLYSGSNTVSYWMPTLIRGFGVDNLKTIGMLASIPYVLALVGMYLLARSSDKRLERRWHVAVTVLVGATCFFLLEPAQGNLVASVALMSVGAAAAMTSLSLFWTIPPALLTPAAAPVGIAVISCIGGLAGVVSQIVVGAIKSATGDLYLAFELIGVVLIVGVLVLLLAIPARQLTERADPR; encoded by the coding sequence ATGAATGATGCCGTCGTACTGCCAGCCGCGGCCGAGCAGGATGAGCAGCAAACCCGCGCGGTGTACCGCAAAGTCATCCTGCGCCTGTTGCCGTACCTGTTCCTGGCCTATGCCATCAACACCATCGACCGCCTGAATGTGTCCTTTGCCAAGCTGCGCATGGCCGAAGACATCGCCCTTACCGACGCGGCCTACGGCATCGGTGCGGGGATTTTCTACCTGGGCTACATCCTCTTTGAAGTGCCGAGCAACATGTACCTGCAGCGCATCGGCGCGCGCGCCACGCTGACCCGAATCATGGTGCTCTGGGGGGCGGTCACCGTGGCAACGGCCTTTGTCACCACGCCGGGGCAGCTGATTGCCGCACGGTTTCTGCTCGGGGTTGCCGAGGCCGGATTCTTCCCGGGCGTCATCCTCTACCTTACCTTCTGGTTCCCACCTGCGCTGCGAGCGCGCATCACGGCGGTTTTCCTCATGGCGGCGATGATCGCCGGGATCATCAGCGGGCCGCTGGCGGGCTACATCATGAGCCACTTCGGCGGCTTCATGGGCTTGCGGGACTGGCAGGTGTTGTTTGTGCTCGAGGGTGTACCAGCCATGTTGCTGGGCTTGTTTGGCTGGTTCTGGCTGGTCGACAAACCGGCCGATGCCACGTGGCTGAGTCGCCAGGAGAAGCAGCTGCTGGCCAGCGCACTGGCCCAGGGGCAAACGGCCGGCAGTACCCATGCCAGCCTGGCCCAGGTGCTGCGCAACCCACGGGTGTATATCGCGGGGCTGGTGTTCTTTTGCCTGTACAGCGGCTCCAACACCGTGTCGTACTGGATGCCCACGCTGATACGCGGCTTTGGCGTGGATAACCTCAAGACCATTGGAATGCTGGCAAGCATTCCCTACGTGCTGGCGCTGGTGGGCATGTACCTGCTGGCCCGCAGCTCCGACAAGCGTCTGGAGCGGCGCTGGCATGTGGCAGTCACCGTGCTGGTGGGCGCAACCTGCTTCTTTCTGCTGGAGCCGGCGCAAGGCAACCTGGTGGCCTCGGTGGCGTTGATGAGTGTCGGCGCGGCTGCGGCAATGACCTCGCTTTCGCTGTTCTGGACCATTCCGCCGGCGTTGCTCACGCCTGCAGCCGCGCCGGTAGGGATCGCGGTGATCAGTTGCATCGGTGGCCTGGCGGGGGTGGTCAGTCAGATTGTGGTGGGCGCGATCAAGTCGGCGACGGGCGATCTGTACCTGGCGTTTGAACTGATCGGCGTTGTATTGATCGTCGGCGTGCTGGTCCTGCTGCTGGCGATACCCGCACGGCAACTGACGGAACGGGCAGACCCACGGTAG
- a CDS encoding alkyl/aryl-sulfatase → MKYVFKPLLLAAAIAAINSPVLYATEAAINQPASSQTISSNKAVLSRLPFTDRADYESVGRGLIAAFDGQIKRTDGKIIWDTTAYRFLNNDTVPDSVNPSLWRLGQLNSHAGLFQVAERIYQLRGMDVSNMTVIEGDQGLIIIDPLTASETARVALELYYQHRPKKPVVAVIYSHSHADHFGGVKGIVEDADVKSGKVKIYAPSGFMEHAVSENIFAGTAMSRRALYQFGSLLPRGEKGQVDAGMGKATPSGGTFTLIAPTVSIKDPYETHRIDGVDVEFQLTPGTEAPSEMNLYLPQLRALCMSENTTQMMHNILTPRGALVRDAKAWAQYIDASLERYGDKTDVMFVSHNWPTWTGERVRTLLADQRDMYAFLNDRTLHLLNQGLTPAEIAQDMQKLPGELENKWYTRGYYGSLSHNSRAVYQRYLGYYDGNPANLNPLPPEQAAEHWVKALGGLAPAMEKMKEALANGEYRWAVQLGNNLVFSAPDNKEARELQARAMEQLGYQSENALWRNMYLTGAMELRQGVPQYQGGTASPDMIQAMSPSMFFDYLAVRLDSQRAQGHDMTLNWVFSDLNQPFALTLRNGVLTHRAGTQNPQAALTVTMSKATLDKITLRQLDFPSAIKQGDIQVQGESKKLGELLGMLDTFSPSFNIVTP, encoded by the coding sequence ATGAAATACGTCTTCAAACCCCTGTTGCTGGCCGCCGCAATCGCAGCCATCAACAGCCCGGTGCTGTACGCAACCGAAGCGGCCATCAACCAACCGGCCTCAAGCCAAACGATCAGCAGCAACAAGGCAGTGCTGAGCCGGTTGCCCTTTACCGATCGCGCCGACTACGAGTCAGTCGGTCGCGGTTTGATCGCCGCGTTTGACGGACAGATCAAGCGCACCGACGGCAAGATCATCTGGGACACCACGGCTTATCGGTTCCTCAACAACGACACGGTGCCAGACAGTGTCAACCCGAGCCTGTGGCGCCTGGGCCAGTTGAACAGCCATGCCGGCCTGTTCCAGGTCGCCGAGCGCATTTACCAGTTGCGCGGGATGGACGTCTCGAACATGACCGTGATCGAAGGTGATCAGGGCCTGATCATCATCGACCCGCTGACCGCCTCCGAAACCGCACGTGTCGCCCTGGAGCTGTACTACCAGCACCGCCCGAAAAAGCCGGTGGTTGCCGTGATCTACAGCCACAGTCATGCCGACCACTTTGGCGGCGTCAAGGGCATTGTCGAGGACGCCGACGTGAAGTCGGGCAAGGTGAAAATCTACGCGCCCAGTGGCTTCATGGAACATGCGGTGAGCGAGAACATTTTCGCCGGCACCGCCATGAGCCGTCGTGCCCTGTATCAGTTCGGCAGCCTGCTGCCGCGCGGTGAAAAGGGCCAGGTCGATGCCGGCATGGGCAAAGCGACCCCCTCTGGCGGCACGTTCACGCTGATCGCGCCCACCGTGTCGATCAAAGACCCTTACGAAACCCACCGCATTGACGGGGTCGATGTCGAGTTCCAGCTGACCCCCGGCACCGAAGCACCGTCCGAGATGAACCTGTACCTGCCGCAGCTGCGCGCCTTGTGCATGTCTGAGAACACCACGCAGATGATGCACAACATCCTCACCCCGCGCGGCGCCCTGGTGCGCGATGCCAAGGCCTGGGCCCAGTACATCGATGCAAGCCTGGAGCGCTACGGCGACAAGACCGACGTCATGTTCGTCTCGCACAACTGGCCAACCTGGACCGGCGAGCGCGTGCGTACCCTGCTTGCCGACCAGCGTGACATGTATGCCTTCCTCAACGACCGCACCCTGCATCTGCTGAACCAGGGCCTGACGCCAGCGGAAATTGCCCAGGACATGCAGAAACTGCCGGGCGAGCTGGAGAACAAGTGGTACACCCGCGGCTACTACGGCTCCCTGAGCCACAACTCGCGGGCCGTGTACCAGCGCTACCTTGGCTACTACGACGGCAACCCGGCAAACCTCAACCCACTGCCGCCAGAACAGGCCGCCGAGCACTGGGTGAAAGCCCTGGGTGGCCTTGCACCGGCCATGGAGAAAATGAAAGAGGCACTGGCCAACGGCGAGTACCGCTGGGCGGTGCAACTGGGCAACAACCTGGTGTTCTCCGCCCCTGACAACAAAGAGGCTCGCGAACTTCAGGCCCGGGCCATGGAGCAGTTGGGCTATCAGAGCGAGAACGCGCTGTGGCGCAATATGTACCTGACCGGGGCCATGGAGCTGCGTCAGGGCGTGCCGCAATACCAGGGTGGCACCGCCTCCCCGGACATGATCCAGGCGATGTCGCCGTCCATGTTCTTCGATTACCTCGCCGTGCGCCTGGATTCGCAGAGGGCCCAAGGCCACGACATGACCTTGAACTGGGTGTTCAGCGACCTCAATCAGCCCTTTGCCCTGACCTTGCGTAACGGCGTGCTGACCCACCGTGCCGGCACCCAGAACCCGCAAGCTGCGCTCACCGTGACCATGAGCAAGGCCACGCTGGATAAGATCACCCTGCGCCAGTTGGACTTCCCGTCTGCCATCAAGCAAGGCGATATCCAGGTTCAGGGTGAAAGCAAAAAGCTCGGCGAACTACTGGGTATGCTCGATACCTTCTCGCCTTCGTTCAACATCGTCACCCCTTGA
- a CDS encoding membrane-bound PQQ-dependent dehydrogenase, glucose/quinate/shikimate family yields the protein MTDDTLSRTGRRSISNIARVLFSLLVFIVSLALIYGGGKLLALGGSSYYLFAGLAYLLLAALYLLQKRSGLVLSVVIFLATCVWAFYEVRQFSYWQLLPRLVVPAVILTLSLWVSAALAGTSLRTQRLANRSGFAVFLGLIATFVAAFFPHGTISNPVAATGASAPEAQSSAPENWEFFGRNASGTRFAPYTQITPENVNELQVAWTYRTGRRTTGAGAGVDENTPLQIGSVLYSCTPENLITALDGDTGKPLWKFDPQARSEEHVTCRGVGYYDIDKDDSLGAEVKAAYGNEQQCRQRILVSSVDARLFALDAHTGNLCPSFGDSGYVDLKKGMGPTENSKRYHPTSLPVVMGHLTVVGGWVRDIVANEPSGAVRAFDVLTGALVWAWDVGAPERADAAAADHQFTLETPNVWTIPTYDKALNLVYLPTGNGPPDYWGGDRNQVKEKYGSAVVAVDASTGKAKWVYQMVHHDVWDYDLPSQPVLYDMKNAQGEKTPVLIQTTKTGHIFVLDRRTGKPVTEVQERPVPTSPAAEGEHLSPTQPYSVGMPVIGAEPLTEASMWGVSTFDQLYCRIMFKDSVYVGPFTPPTEKPYIEWPGLLGGMNWGGISIDENTGMMFVNDMRVPLRMSLVTQENTKKFKVSTDEVPGFMGTIRPQVAGIYGGVRIDILQSPLGVPCNNPPFGSMSAIDLNTQKLVWQVPLGTVQDTGPLGIKTKMPIPLGMPTLGGPTSTASGLVFFAGTQDYYLRALDSATGKEVWKARLPVGAVAAPLIYKSPTTGKQYVVISAGGMSHSPDVGDYIIAYALPDSVSK from the coding sequence ATGACGGATGACACGCTTTCCCGCACGGGAAGACGCTCAATCAGCAATATTGCGAGGGTGCTGTTTTCCTTGCTGGTCTTTATCGTATCGCTTGCGTTGATCTACGGCGGGGGCAAATTGCTTGCCCTGGGTGGATCAAGTTATTACCTGTTCGCGGGCTTGGCTTATTTGCTGTTGGCCGCACTTTATCTGCTCCAGAAGCGAAGTGGCCTTGTGCTGTCTGTCGTTATATTCCTGGCCACTTGCGTCTGGGCGTTCTACGAAGTACGCCAGTTCAGTTACTGGCAACTGCTTCCACGCCTGGTCGTCCCGGCCGTTATCCTGACGCTCAGTCTGTGGGTTAGCGCAGCGCTTGCTGGCACGTCGTTGCGCACGCAGCGCCTGGCTAACCGTTCTGGTTTTGCCGTGTTCCTGGGGCTGATCGCCACCTTCGTTGCGGCGTTTTTCCCGCACGGTACGATCTCCAACCCGGTTGCCGCAACTGGTGCGTCCGCACCCGAGGCGCAATCGTCGGCGCCGGAAAACTGGGAGTTCTTTGGCCGCAATGCGTCGGGAACACGGTTTGCGCCCTACACGCAAATCACCCCGGAAAACGTTAACGAGCTGCAAGTTGCCTGGACGTACAGAACGGGCCGCAGAACCACTGGCGCAGGCGCAGGCGTGGACGAAAACACCCCGCTGCAGATCGGCAGTGTTTTGTACTCGTGCACGCCGGAAAACCTGATCACCGCGCTCGATGGTGACACCGGCAAGCCCCTCTGGAAGTTCGATCCGCAGGCTAGAAGCGAAGAGCACGTTACGTGCCGCGGCGTCGGTTACTACGACATCGACAAGGACGACAGCCTCGGCGCCGAGGTCAAGGCCGCTTACGGCAATGAGCAGCAATGCCGCCAGCGCATTCTGGTGTCGTCGGTGGATGCCCGCCTGTTCGCGCTCGATGCGCATACCGGTAACCTTTGCCCGAGCTTTGGCGACAGCGGCTATGTCGATCTCAAGAAAGGCATGGGCCCGACAGAGAACAGCAAACGCTATCACCCAACCTCGCTGCCGGTGGTCATGGGCCACCTGACGGTCGTGGGTGGCTGGGTGCGCGATATCGTGGCAAACGAGCCCTCTGGCGCTGTGCGTGCCTTCGATGTGCTGACCGGTGCGTTGGTGTGGGCCTGGGATGTCGGTGCGCCCGAGCGCGCAGATGCTGCTGCCGCCGATCACCAGTTCACGCTCGAAACGCCGAACGTCTGGACCATTCCTACCTACGACAAAGCGCTTAACCTGGTGTACCTGCCAACCGGCAACGGTCCGCCGGACTATTGGGGCGGTGATCGTAACCAGGTCAAGGAAAAGTACGGCTCGGCAGTCGTCGCCGTCGACGCTTCGACAGGCAAGGCCAAATGGGTCTACCAGATGGTCCACCACGATGTGTGGGACTACGATCTGCCGTCGCAGCCGGTTCTTTATGACATGAAGAACGCCCAGGGCGAGAAAACCCCGGTCTTGATCCAGACCACCAAGACCGGTCATATCTTTGTGCTGGATCGCCGTACCGGCAAACCGGTTACCGAAGTTCAGGAGCGTCCGGTGCCGACCTCGCCAGCGGCAGAAGGCGAGCACCTGTCGCCGACGCAGCCGTACTCCGTGGGTATGCCGGTCATTGGTGCCGAACCACTGACTGAAGCGTCGATGTGGGGTGTGAGCACCTTCGACCAACTGTATTGCCGGATCATGTTCAAGGACTCGGTCTATGTGGGTCCATTCACGCCGCCTACTGAAAAGCCATACATCGAATGGCCCGGCTTGTTGGGTGGCATGAACTGGGGTGGCATCTCCATCGACGAGAACACCGGCATGATGTTCGTCAATGACATGCGTGTGCCGCTGCGAATGTCCTTGGTCACCCAGGAAAACACCAAGAAATTCAAAGTGTCGACTGATGAAGTGCCGGGTTTCATGGGGACTATTCGTCCGCAAGTCGCTGGCATCTATGGTGGTGTCAGAATCGACATTCTGCAGTCGCCACTGGGCGTGCCGTGCAACAACCCACCGTTCGGCAGCATGAGTGCGATTGACCTGAATACGCAGAAGCTGGTCTGGCAGGTTCCGTTGGGAACCGTCCAGGACACCGGACCGCTGGGTATCAAGACAAAAATGCCGATCCCGCTGGGTATGCCGACACTCGGCGGTCCAACCTCGACGGCGTCCGGCCTGGTGTTCTTTGCCGGTACCCAGGATTACTACCTGCGTGCACTCGACTCGGCAACAGGCAAGGAGGTGTGGAAAGCGCGCTTGCCAGTGGGCGCTGTGGCGGCCCCGCTGATCTACAAGTCGCCCACGACAGGGAAGCAGTATGTGGTGATCTCCGCCGGTGGCATGAGCCATTCGCCTGATGTAGGCGATTACATCATTGCTTATGCGCTGCCCGACAGTGTTAGCAAGTAA
- a CDS encoding carbohydrate porin gives MSFSFRALLTSSLCSGLSLFLLPPSSAQADTSDLMSRSTLTGDWGGERQKLADAGIKLSGDYSSETISNLHGGIKRGTRYAQQIRIGAQFDLSKLLDTPDAGRVQIIVNDRRGHSATEDLLGNRLSAQENYGGQYTRLTEFSYQRTLFSPDVSTKVGFMVMGTEFGGMPILANFVSAGFCAHPLTMGSGSGWGNYPTAHWGGELRYDVSPALTLQTAVFQVNPEYNMRSSKAFAMPSNGTTGAILPLEAIFNNDAFLDGQYKVGWYYDTSNAPKIGSTEKSNNRTGAYVLMDQAIWRDEQDPQSVLRLFGQAATSNAQTSPMRRWYSLGLVKQKPFASRPNDTISFGYGRAVLNPRTRDVQEAAASNPGEYDMIAGLDNGEQMLELNYGAQVTPWLMVRPDLQYYIEPGAFFGKSRGNALAAGLQIKATF, from the coding sequence ATGTCTTTTTCTTTCCGCGCACTGCTGACCAGCAGCCTGTGCAGCGGTCTGTCGCTATTTCTCTTGCCCCCGTCCTCAGCACAGGCTGACACCTCCGATCTGATGAGCCGTTCGACACTCACCGGCGACTGGGGTGGCGAACGCCAGAAGCTGGCCGACGCGGGGATCAAGCTGAGCGGTGACTACAGTTCTGAAACGATTTCCAACCTGCACGGCGGGATCAAGCGCGGCACCCGCTATGCGCAACAAATACGCATTGGCGCACAGTTCGACCTGAGCAAATTACTCGACACCCCTGATGCCGGGCGGGTGCAGATCATCGTCAATGACCGTCGCGGGCACAGCGCTACTGAAGACTTGCTCGGCAACCGCCTGTCAGCGCAAGAAAACTACGGCGGCCAGTACACCCGACTGACCGAGTTCAGCTATCAGCGCACGCTGTTTTCACCCGACGTGTCGACCAAGGTCGGCTTCATGGTGATGGGCACCGAGTTTGGCGGCATGCCCATCCTGGCCAACTTTGTCAGCGCCGGCTTCTGTGCGCACCCGCTGACCATGGGTAGCGGCAGTGGCTGGGGCAATTACCCGACGGCCCATTGGGGAGGGGAGCTGCGTTACGACGTAAGCCCCGCACTGACACTGCAGACGGCTGTATTCCAGGTCAACCCGGAGTACAACATGCGCTCCTCCAAAGCCTTCGCCATGCCCAGCAACGGTACGACCGGCGCAATTTTGCCACTGGAAGCGATCTTCAATAACGACGCCTTCCTGGATGGCCAATACAAAGTCGGTTGGTACTACGACACCTCCAACGCCCCGAAAATTGGCAGCACAGAAAAAAGCAATAACCGCACCGGCGCATACGTGTTGATGGACCAGGCAATCTGGAGGGATGAGCAAGACCCGCAAAGCGTGCTGCGCCTCTTTGGCCAGGCGGCTACCAGCAACGCGCAGACCTCGCCGATGCGTCGCTGGTACTCGCTAGGGCTGGTCAAGCAGAAGCCGTTTGCCAGTCGCCCGAACGACACCATCTCCTTCGGCTATGGCCGTGCCGTACTCAACCCGCGCACGCGGGACGTGCAGGAAGCGGCGGCGAGCAACCCCGGCGAATACGACATGATCGCTGGCCTCGACAACGGCGAGCAGATGCTGGAGCTCAACTATGGCGCGCAAGTCACGCCTTGGCTGATGGTGCGTCCCGATCTGCAGTACTACATCGAGCCGGGTGCGTTCTTCGGCAAGAGCCGAGGCAATGCCCTGGCCGCAGGCTTGCAGATCAAAGCGACGTTCTAG